A window of the Cystobacter fuscus genome harbors these coding sequences:
- a CDS encoding efflux RND transporter periplasmic adaptor subunit — MASAWWWLGRTSKPPAATTPPAVPVVVEQASLRDVPYLLRGIGTVQSLHSVVIRTQVEGILTEVAFKEGQQVNRGDLLARIDDRAIAAEVAQARAEKARNEAQLHAARLDLERYGNLVRDEAIARQTVDQQRAQVEQLEATLRANEALIAAAQVRLSYTRITSPVTGRVGLRRVDAGNVVRPSDAQGLVSVTQLDPIAVLFSLPQDELPRLQALLRDPAGAAVTAFDRAGGMTLAEGHLSMIDNQIDSSTGTISLKAEFPNAEGKLWPGQFVAVELRTGESQDATVVSARAIQRGRQGPFVFRVEEGKATVVPVTLGYADDDIAVVASGVAAGDTVVSDGHSRLKAGSAVKTTTTTGLASKGAAR; from the coding sequence GTGGCTTCTGCCTGGTGGTGGCTCGGCCGCACCTCGAAGCCACCCGCCGCCACGACGCCGCCAGCGGTCCCCGTGGTCGTCGAGCAGGCCTCCCTCCGCGACGTGCCCTATCTGCTGCGCGGCATCGGCACCGTCCAGTCCCTTCACAGTGTCGTGATCCGCACCCAGGTGGAGGGCATCCTCACCGAGGTGGCCTTCAAGGAAGGCCAGCAGGTCAACCGGGGCGATCTGCTCGCCCGCATCGACGACCGCGCGATCGCCGCCGAGGTCGCCCAGGCGCGTGCCGAGAAGGCTCGCAACGAGGCGCAGCTCCACGCCGCGCGGCTCGACCTCGAGCGGTACGGCAACCTCGTGCGCGACGAGGCCATCGCCCGCCAGACGGTGGATCAACAACGGGCCCAGGTCGAGCAGCTCGAGGCCACCCTCCGCGCTAACGAGGCGCTCATCGCCGCGGCCCAGGTACGCCTGTCCTACACACGCATCACCTCGCCGGTCACCGGGAGGGTGGGTCTGCGCCGCGTCGATGCCGGCAACGTCGTCCGCCCGTCCGACGCGCAGGGGCTCGTCAGCGTCACCCAGCTCGATCCCATCGCGGTGCTCTTCTCCCTCCCCCAGGACGAACTGCCACGGCTCCAGGCCCTCCTGCGCGACCCGGCCGGCGCGGCCGTCACCGCGTTCGATCGCGCGGGAGGAATGACGTTGGCCGAGGGGCACTTGTCGATGATCGACAACCAGATCGACTCCTCCACGGGCACCATCTCCCTCAAGGCGGAGTTTCCCAACGCCGAGGGCAAGCTCTGGCCGGGCCAGTTCGTCGCCGTCGAGCTCAGGACGGGCGAGAGCCAGGATGCGACCGTCGTCTCGGCCCGCGCCATCCAGCGGGGGCGCCAGGGCCCGTTCGTGTTCCGTGTCGAGGAGGGCAAGGCCACCGTCGTTCCCGTCACCCTGGGCTACGCGGACGATGACATCGCCGTGGTGGCGTCGGGGGTGGCGGCCGGAGACACGGTGGTGAGCGATGGCCACTCCCGCCTCAAGGCGGGAAGCGCGGTGAAGACCACCACGACCACGGGCCTCGCCTCGAAGGGAGCGGCCCGATGA
- a CDS encoding heavy metal response regulator transcription factor translates to MKLLIVEDEPKTADYLHRGLNEQGYTVDVARTGPDGHALALLHDYDAIVLDVMLPEMDGFAVLRAIRARKQTPVIMLTARDRVDDRVHGLREGADDYLAKPFSFLELVARLQAVTRRGRVQESTQLRIGDLEIDLLSRKAHRAGNRLELTAKEFALLALLARREGQILSKTVIAEQVWDMSFDSDTNVVEVAIKRLRAKVDGPYERKLLHTIRGMGYVLEVRDAREAP, encoded by the coding sequence ATGAAGCTGCTCATCGTGGAGGACGAGCCGAAGACGGCCGACTATCTGCACCGCGGCCTCAACGAGCAGGGGTATACGGTGGACGTGGCGCGCACCGGACCGGACGGGCACGCACTGGCCCTGCTGCACGACTATGACGCGATCGTCCTCGACGTGATGCTCCCGGAGATGGATGGCTTCGCCGTGCTCCGGGCCATCCGCGCGCGAAAGCAGACGCCGGTGATCATGCTCACCGCGAGGGATCGGGTCGATGATCGGGTCCATGGGCTCCGGGAGGGAGCGGACGACTATCTCGCCAAGCCCTTCTCCTTTCTCGAGCTCGTCGCGCGCCTGCAGGCGGTGACCCGGCGCGGCCGCGTGCAGGAGTCGACACAGCTGCGCATTGGCGATCTCGAGATCGATCTGCTCAGTCGCAAGGCCCACCGCGCCGGAAACCGGCTCGAGCTGACCGCGAAGGAGTTCGCCCTGCTCGCCCTGCTCGCCCGGCGCGAAGGGCAGATCCTGTCGAAGACGGTGATCGCCGAGCAGGTCTGGGACATGAGCTTCGACAGCGACACGAACGTCGTCGAGGTCGCCATCAAGCGCCTGAGGGCGAAGGTGGACGGGCCCTATGAGCGCAAGCTCCTGCACACCATCCGCGGCATGGGGTACGTGCTCGAGGTGCGCGACGCGCGGGAGGCGCCATGA
- a CDS encoding multidrug efflux RND transporter permease subunit, translating into MSEPKRGISSWFVTHPVATTLLTLGVILLGSFAYPRLPIAPLPEAEFPTIQISAALPGASAETMASAVATPLEVQLSAVPGITEMTSSSALGVTSITLQFDLEKDIDTAAQEVQAAINAASGRLPSEMPSLPTWRKVNPNDSPIFIIRVQSDLMPLTELSDVTETQLARQLSQLSGVAEISITGQQRPALRIQASPERLASQGLTLADIRAAVRGASVNQAKGALFGGTRVSTLSTNDQLFRPEDYDDLIVAYRGGAPIRLRDVARVSLGAENDYVQAWQNGKPGLNLLVRRQPGANLIETADRILEALPRLREQLPASIEVDILIDRTRTIRSSLHEVQLTLVITIALVVLIMGLFLRQVSATLIVGAVLMVALIATFAMMYALGFSLNNLTLVALIIAVGFVVDDAIVVVENIHRHLEAGKNRLEAALAGSGEVGFTVMSISLSLIAAFIPLLFMGGIVGRLFREFAMTVTAAILLSVVASLTLAPMLASRFMEPLAHGHDSGGGFARRLLDGYERTLKWALEHQRLTLLGFGLALASAVACYVYVPKGFFPEQDTAFILGTTQAAQDIPYEEMIARHAAIADIIAKEPAVQQFATAVGATGGSQSTSSGRFWIALKNRADRDVSVGGFINQLRPKLAQVPGIMLYLRPSQDINLGGGPSRAQYTYALKSSDGPLLSEWAETLTAKLTQLPQLRDVSNDQLIGASVTRLTIDRAAAARFGITASDIDQTLYDAFGQRQINEYQTEVNQYRVIIELDKRQRGTARSLAYLHIRSPLTGEVVPLSSVAKLEPLTTGPLSISHNGMFPAVNISFNLAQGVALGDAVTAIEQAEAEIGMPAAITRNFQGTARGFQESLKSQPFLILAALLAVYIILGVLYESFVHPLTILSTLPSAGLGAILLLWMMGHDFSVMALIGVVLLIGIVKKNGILMVDFALETQRTRGLSPREAVHEACLVRFRPIMMTTLAALLGGIPLMMGFGTGSELRQPLGIAIVGGLLVSQVLTLYSTPVVYLALDRLFHRQRGPSTPEPSRPAEMETT; encoded by the coding sequence ATGAGCGAGCCCAAGCGCGGCATCTCCAGTTGGTTCGTGACCCATCCGGTCGCCACGACCCTGCTCACCCTGGGCGTCATCCTCCTGGGCTCCTTCGCCTACCCACGCCTTCCGATCGCCCCCCTCCCCGAGGCGGAGTTCCCGACGATCCAGATCAGCGCGGCCCTGCCTGGAGCGAGCGCGGAGACCATGGCCTCCGCCGTGGCGACGCCCCTGGAAGTGCAGCTCAGCGCCGTCCCCGGCATCACGGAGATGACGTCGTCGAGCGCCCTCGGCGTCACCTCCATCACCTTGCAGTTCGACCTGGAGAAGGACATCGACACCGCGGCCCAGGAGGTCCAGGCCGCCATCAACGCCGCCTCCGGCCGGCTCCCCTCGGAGATGCCGAGCCTGCCGACGTGGCGCAAGGTCAACCCGAACGACAGCCCCATCTTCATCATCCGCGTCCAGTCGGACCTGATGCCGCTCACCGAGCTCAGCGATGTCACGGAGACGCAGCTCGCGCGGCAGCTCAGCCAGCTCTCCGGCGTGGCGGAGATCAGCATCACCGGCCAGCAACGCCCCGCCCTGCGCATCCAGGCCTCGCCCGAGCGCCTGGCGTCCCAGGGCCTGACGCTCGCCGACATCCGCGCGGCGGTGCGCGGGGCGAGCGTCAACCAGGCGAAGGGGGCACTCTTCGGCGGCACCCGGGTCTCGACGCTCTCGACCAACGATCAGCTCTTCCGCCCCGAGGATTATGACGATCTCATCGTCGCCTACCGGGGTGGCGCCCCCATCCGCCTGCGCGATGTCGCGCGTGTGAGCCTTGGCGCGGAGAACGACTACGTCCAGGCGTGGCAGAACGGCAAGCCAGGGCTCAACCTGCTCGTCCGCCGCCAGCCGGGCGCCAACCTCATCGAGACCGCCGACCGGATCCTGGAGGCCCTTCCCCGGCTCCGGGAGCAGCTCCCCGCGAGCATCGAGGTCGACATCCTCATTGACCGCACGCGGACGATCCGCTCCTCGCTGCACGAGGTCCAGCTCACCCTCGTCATCACGATCGCCCTCGTGGTGCTGATCATGGGGCTCTTCCTGCGGCAGGTGTCGGCCACGCTCATCGTCGGCGCGGTGCTCATGGTGGCCCTGATCGCGACCTTCGCCATGATGTACGCGCTCGGCTTCAGCTTGAACAACCTCACGCTGGTGGCGCTCATCATCGCCGTCGGCTTCGTCGTGGACGACGCGATCGTCGTGGTGGAGAACATCCACCGGCACCTCGAGGCGGGAAAGAACCGGCTGGAGGCCGCCCTCGCGGGCTCCGGGGAAGTCGGCTTCACGGTCATGTCGATCAGCCTCTCGCTCATCGCGGCGTTCATTCCACTGCTGTTCATGGGCGGAATCGTCGGCCGCCTGTTCCGTGAGTTCGCGATGACGGTGACGGCGGCCATCCTCCTCTCGGTGGTCGCGTCGCTGACGCTCGCGCCGATGCTCGCCTCGCGGTTCATGGAGCCCCTGGCCCATGGCCACGACTCGGGCGGCGGCTTCGCGCGGCGCCTGCTCGATGGCTATGAGCGGACCTTGAAGTGGGCGCTGGAGCATCAGCGGCTCACCCTGCTCGGCTTCGGGCTGGCGCTGGCCTCCGCCGTGGCCTGCTACGTGTACGTCCCCAAGGGGTTCTTCCCGGAGCAGGACACGGCCTTCATCCTGGGGACGACCCAGGCGGCGCAGGACATCCCGTACGAGGAGATGATCGCCAGGCACGCCGCGATCGCCGACATCATCGCGAAGGAGCCCGCGGTGCAGCAGTTCGCGACCGCCGTCGGCGCGACGGGCGGCAGCCAGAGCACGTCCAGCGGACGGTTCTGGATCGCCCTCAAGAATCGCGCGGACCGTGACGTCTCGGTCGGTGGGTTCATCAATCAGCTACGGCCGAAGCTCGCCCAGGTGCCCGGCATCATGCTCTACCTGCGCCCGTCCCAGGACATCAACCTCGGCGGAGGCCCCTCGCGTGCGCAGTACACATACGCGCTGAAGAGCAGCGACGGCCCCCTGCTGTCCGAGTGGGCCGAGACCCTCACGGCGAAGCTCACCCAACTCCCGCAGCTGCGCGACGTGTCGAACGACCAGCTGATCGGCGCCAGCGTCACGCGGCTCACGATCGATCGAGCGGCCGCGGCCCGCTTCGGCATCACGGCCAGTGACATCGACCAGACCCTCTATGACGCCTTCGGACAGCGGCAGATCAACGAGTACCAGACCGAGGTCAATCAGTACCGCGTCATCATCGAGCTCGACAAACGGCAGCGCGGCACCGCCCGGAGCCTCGCCTATCTCCACATCCGCTCTCCGCTGACGGGAGAAGTGGTGCCACTCTCCTCGGTCGCGAAGCTCGAGCCCCTGACGACGGGGCCATTGTCGATCAGCCACAACGGCATGTTCCCGGCCGTGAACATCTCCTTCAACCTGGCACAGGGTGTGGCGCTCGGAGACGCGGTCACCGCCATCGAGCAGGCCGAGGCCGAGATTGGGATGCCCGCCGCGATCACGCGCAACTTCCAGGGCACCGCGCGCGGCTTCCAGGAGTCGCTGAAGAGCCAGCCGTTCCTGATCCTCGCCGCGCTCCTCGCGGTCTACATCATCCTCGGCGTCCTCTACGAAAGCTTCGTGCACCCGCTGACGATCCTGTCGACCCTGCCCTCGGCCGGACTCGGGGCGATCCTCCTGCTCTGGATGATGGGACACGACTTCTCGGTGATGGCGCTGATCGGTGTCGTGCTGCTCATTGGCATCGTGAAGAAGAACGGCATCCTCATGGTCGACTTCGCGCTGGAGACCCAGCGGACACGAGGGCTGTCGCCGCGAGAGGCGGTCCACGAAGCCTGTCTCGTCCGCTTCCGGCCGATCATGATGACGACGCTCGCCGCGCTCCTCGGAGGCATTCCGCTCATGATGGGCTTTGGCACCGGGTCCGAGCTCCGGCAACCCCTTGGAATCGCCATCGTGGGAGGCCTGCTCGTCAGCCAGGTCCTGACGCTCTATTCGACTCCCGTCGTGTATCTGGCGCTCGATCGCCTCTTCCATCGCCAGCGCGGCCCGTCCACCCCGGAGCCGTCCCGTCCAGCGGAAATGGAGACCACGTGA
- a CDS encoding efflux transporter outer membrane subunit, translated as MRRSTRLLALLLTVTGCASSTAPSLRPSELQTEWEHAPAAARGASIDSAWWRSFGDPVLDELISLAERQNLDLRIADARIREARALRQGAQAALFPQLTGTAGLSRGQTVVLNTERTTATLGVEASWEVDIFGRLRKEARAADAVWTATQAERDGVRLTLAAEVSRAYLEYRLYRTQHTIAEANAKAAEETLRIARARFEQGLSSRLDVERALTTRGETRALVAQLAESADSSRHRIVLLLATTPEELGKVLSETGALPSASALGVLLTPTEVIGLRPDVRAAEAQLLAAIARREAAEALRYPRITLASMLGLQGGAETSTFLSGGSLLWSVGANLLAPLLDFGRIRATIDAADARQEQAYLSYELTARTGLQEVQTALILYTQGESRRNELATATESARKAAGLARRQYAEGTLSLLEVLDAERTLYNLELQVARATADVSLRLVGLYQTMGLMPPGQDTA; from the coding sequence ATGCGCCGCTCCACGAGACTCCTGGCCCTGCTGCTCACGGTCACCGGCTGCGCGAGTTCGACCGCACCGAGCCTGCGTCCTTCCGAACTCCAGACGGAGTGGGAGCATGCTCCCGCCGCGGCCCGGGGCGCGTCGATCGACTCGGCGTGGTGGCGGTCGTTCGGAGATCCAGTGCTCGATGAGCTGATCTCCCTGGCCGAGCGCCAGAACCTGGACCTGCGCATCGCCGATGCGCGAATCCGCGAGGCACGAGCGCTGCGGCAGGGTGCCCAGGCGGCGCTCTTTCCCCAGCTCACGGGCACCGCCGGGCTCAGCCGCGGACAGACCGTGGTCCTCAACACGGAGCGGACCACCGCCACGCTCGGCGTCGAGGCGAGCTGGGAGGTGGACATCTTCGGACGGCTGCGCAAGGAGGCTCGCGCCGCGGACGCGGTCTGGACGGCGACCCAGGCCGAGCGCGACGGCGTGCGGCTCACGCTGGCCGCCGAGGTCTCACGGGCCTACCTGGAGTACCGCCTCTACCGCACCCAGCACACCATCGCCGAGGCGAACGCCAAGGCGGCTGAAGAGACACTGCGCATCGCCCGGGCGCGATTCGAGCAGGGGCTCTCCAGCCGCCTCGACGTCGAGCGCGCCCTCACCACCCGGGGCGAGACGCGTGCCCTCGTCGCCCAGCTCGCGGAGTCCGCCGACTCCTCCCGCCACCGCATCGTCCTGCTGCTCGCCACCACTCCGGAGGAACTCGGGAAGGTGCTCTCCGAAACCGGAGCCCTCCCGAGCGCGAGCGCACTCGGCGTGCTCCTGACTCCCACGGAGGTCATCGGCCTGCGGCCCGACGTCCGCGCCGCCGAGGCCCAGCTCCTCGCGGCCATCGCCCGGCGAGAGGCGGCGGAGGCCCTCCGGTATCCCCGGATCACCCTCGCCAGCATGCTCGGCCTCCAGGGTGGCGCGGAGACGAGCACCTTCCTCTCGGGAGGCTCCCTGCTCTGGTCGGTGGGGGCGAACCTGCTCGCGCCGCTGCTCGACTTTGGACGCATTCGCGCCACAATCGACGCCGCGGACGCGAGACAGGAGCAGGCCTACTTGAGTTACGAGCTGACCGCGCGCACCGGCCTCCAGGAGGTCCAGACGGCGCTCATCCTCTACACCCAGGGAGAGAGCCGGCGGAACGAGCTCGCCACCGCCACCGAGTCGGCGCGAAAGGCCGCCGGGCTCGCGCGCCGGCAGTACGCGGAGGGGACCCTCTCGTTGCTGGAAGTCCTCGATGCCGAGCGCACCCTGTACAACCTCGAGTTGCAGGTGGCGCGGGCGACCGCCGACGTGTCCCTGCGGCTCGTCGGCCTCTACCAGACCATGGGGCTGATGCCCCCGGGACAGGACACCGCATGA